From a region of the Brevibacterium siliguriense genome:
- the phnC gene encoding phosphonate ABC transporter ATP-binding protein yields MTHSHPTPTTPELQREIDSIYSVQLDHVTKDFGGGVLGLDNVNLGFRTGGISVLLGLSGSGKSTLLRHINGLHTPTSGRVRVLGEDMDRLRRSELKAVRRDIGVIFQSFNLVGPMSVLENVCAGALGSLRGPRITLMMYPKAIRREALEKLDRVGLADRAYQRADTLSGGQQQRVAIARALMQHPKVLLADEPVASLDPVSARDVIDLLRQISAEDELTVIASLHQVQLAIDFADRIIGLRTGRVVLDRETAGLSAEEASQIYSSVSGMDTAAEAAARVGATR; encoded by the coding sequence ATGACACACTCACACCCCACCCCGACCACGCCTGAACTCCAAAGGGAGATCGACTCCATCTATTCCGTCCAACTCGACCATGTCACGAAGGACTTCGGCGGCGGAGTGCTCGGCCTCGACAACGTCAACCTCGGATTCCGCACCGGCGGAATCAGCGTCCTCCTCGGCCTCTCCGGCTCGGGCAAATCCACCCTCTTGCGCCACATCAACGGACTGCACACCCCCACCTCGGGGCGGGTGCGCGTCCTCGGTGAGGACATGGACCGGCTGCGCCGATCCGAATTGAAGGCCGTACGCCGCGACATCGGCGTCATCTTCCAGTCCTTCAACCTCGTCGGGCCGATGTCCGTGCTCGAGAACGTCTGCGCCGGGGCGCTGGGATCGCTGCGCGGACCGCGGATCACCCTGATGATGTACCCGAAGGCCATCCGTCGCGAAGCGCTGGAGAAGCTCGATCGTGTCGGTCTGGCCGACCGCGCCTACCAGCGCGCCGACACCCTCTCCGGCGGTCAGCAGCAGCGCGTCGCGATCGCCCGCGCGCTCATGCAGCACCCGAAGGTGCTGCTCGCCGATGAGCCGGTCGCCTCTCTCGACCCGGTATCGGCCCGCGACGTCATCGACCTGCTGCGGCAGATCTCCGCCGAGGACGAGCTCACCGTCATCGCCTCCCTGCACCAGGTGCAGCTGGCCATCGATTTCGCCGACCGGATCATCGGTCTGCGCACCGGCCGAGTCGTCCTCGACCGTGAAACCGCCGGGCTCAGCGCCGAGGAGGCCTCGCAGATCTACTCGAGCGTGTCCGGAATGGACACCGCCGCCGAGGCGGCCGCCCGGGTGGGAGCCACCCGATGA